Within the Epinephelus lanceolatus isolate andai-2023 chromosome 22, ASM4190304v1, whole genome shotgun sequence genome, the region tacatcagctgatctcatgCAGCCAAtcagctgatggagcagctgacagatcacatgattcctttctatgcaactattggcgaatctcattcaggatgccctatttaaactgctctggcctgcctactgttgctgcttcctctgcaagctgctttgcaacctgcctccaccccagctcctccttttcatgctgtgtctgacttatcaatgtcatttctgtttgtcattgatgctgctctgttctgttcccggggtctttgctgctgctctccctgccttaggctttctacAGTATGTaagcgcatggaagggcagagagatgtgctctctccgcctcaTGCTTTCCACGCAGGcatgtggaagaggctttctgcgtaggccagaggaaaggcagagaggccccagaacagagccataccaccaaatatactagtactgcaaatggaaataaagttttctttgactaaagtgttcctgaccaAAGCCTGAAACTGATATCAGATGATCAAAACTTggtatatttattatttattacaaaACTATTTCCAAAACAATCTGAGAATTGAGCTTAAGATCATTTTTGATCACAGGAGAAAGACACTGAACACAGCTACccaaattactttttttcattgAGATAATACTCATACTCATAAAAAGAACATTATCTGTGCCTGATAGTATTTTCATCTAAGAATATAactaaaacacagacacagaacttTGATTCATGGATtcataactggacttttaacaATATTAACTTTGTCCATAGgccacaacacaacaaaatggaaaataacaacaataaacacaatcaaaagagacaaaaaagataCAATTTAACTGCAGAGACAAGCAtaaatatcaaggaaaaaatATCAAGTGCAGCAAACAGAACAAAACTGGGTTGCAGCCGGACCGCAGAGCGTTGTGCTGGTGGAATTTTCCCTCCTGGTTCCATAATATTCAAGATGACAGCAAAGATCACAACAACAGGGATAAACAAGAATAATTTCTCGTAttgtgcctaactttagtgAATCATAACACATTGGGTAtgaaattaatctgcagatgctccggTTTAAAATGAGACCAAATTTCTCCATTGATGTCACTTCTTGAACCACAACAAGGTAAAAGGTGTCCTGCAACAGACTTGCTGGTtcagaggagtgaggagtcagcagtcagtgacggtatgaaaaagtcaataaaacagaGTTTTAACTGAAACCATGAGAAGTCCTTGAGCAGACTGCCACACAATAtttggctgattggtccagGAGTTTGCGAGATAagctacacatgcacacatggccAACTGCATAATTCCCTCCAGGCTTACGCCTGGTGGAGATAATTACGTAGTTCAGTTGTCATGGATACCAATGGCTTCttcagaacaaaaacacatgaccAGCATCTGTGTGGCAAACCACTAAAGTCTGTGAATAGACAACACATAGAAAAAATGAAGTTTATCACTTACACAGCGTGACAATGTGAAGCTTcagatacagacacaaacatgcatCTTTCAGTCATTACATGAGTTTAAACTTTGTTGGTCTTTATGTTCTTCTTACCTGGGCCTGTTAGTTTCCCAGTGGGTTTGCTGTGCAGTTATAAAGCACTTTCATCACGTAAACTGTTATCTGTAGTTCTGTACGCTGCTATTCAAACAACCTCCAACAAGTCTTTTAAGGACTACATTTCCCAACATCTCTCAGCTGTCTGCTAAAGTCAGTTTATGGTGGAGGTTATGTGAATCTTATTTTGTATAAGAGGTTAAGATGGGACTGTCTTAGATAAAGGCCTTGATGTATCtgatgtatattttttaatttgctttgAACATAACTTTGGTAGCTTAAAATGAATCAATAATAACTGTCTCAAATCTCCTGAGGCCATCATTCAGTATCATGACTCGTGTTACTGACGGCATGTATGTGCTCAATTTAACAACTGgataagagaaaaaagaaagaaagacccGCCTCTTAAGTTGACAGCACCCTTCCTGGAGCACAGTTAGACGCTGCAGAGCTGCCATCGTACGCACTATGATGAAGTGTACCTTGATAACAGCTTTAATCATCTGCAGCCTCGGTAAGTACTGCCAACATATTTCTCTCAACTCCATCACAACTAAAACATATTTgcatattattatatttattaagaGGTGTTTTTATCTTCCTGTATCTCTCTTATCGTGTCTGTTTCAGGCTGGATCTCTGTCTCAGCTGCTGATTCTCAGACTGTGGAGGTCCAGTCTGGTAAAGAAGTCTCTCTCACATGCTCTAAGAAGTCTGACTCTCCAACAGTGTGGTTCAGAGTGGTCAACAGAACCAAGGCCAGCTGGATCTCCACTATGCTCGGCTCTAACAATGTTCCTTCGTACTGTGATGGATGTCAAAGTGGAAAATTTGAAATGAGTTCCGACACTCTCAAAATGAAGACAGTGGCTGTATCTGACTCTGGACTGTATTACTGTGTTGTTTACAGCAGTGGACAGACATTTTTCACCACCACACATTTAAATGTTGAAGGTAAGAGTATTATATAATCCATGTCTTTAAAAATTTTCTAATTTAATAAGTGATCTTAAAGAACCCATGTGACTAATTGATTTTCATAACGAGAGTGATACAATTTTTTCCAACTAAAATCAAGAgtaaatatttttgaaagacagtgatgatgatgatgatgatgatgatgatgatgatgacagaaaGTCTAAAAGTAAAATTTCTTTCATTGTGTAGATTCACTGCTGgtgattttaaaatatacaaCAGTATGCTAACTCATTCAATTTAATGGTTTCACGGTTCTCAAGTGTAAAATAGAGTCTCACTGTATCATCTTTCTTTCTTCAGAGTCTGATGATGTAACAAAGCTGATGAGTGTGATCCTGGGCGGTCTGACTGCTGTTCTCCTAACAGTCATCATTGGTCTGGTTGTTACAATCAGGAAACTTCAGAAAGGTACTTTCTAATAGTTCCTGTTTCtatattgtttcattttttattctacATTTCTAATGTTGTGTGAATTAGAGCTTTGATCCTCTGCCCAAACCTGATTGGACCAGACCCTGCTGGGCTCAGACCAGGTTGTAATTTCTGATCATTCTCTCGGCTTGAGTCAGATCAGGTTCTCTAATATGAATTTCCTGCTGTTAGAGCTTTCTATTTATGTATGAATTAACAAACAGTTAATAAGTTTCACCCTCACTGTGCCcattgctctgctgctctgagagtgtggtgctctgaactGAACGGTATTCCAACAGCACCCTGAGCTAGAAAACACTTCACTTTGTGCCAGGGTGTGTTCTGGTGCTCAGAGAGGATATATACAAACACACTCCGTGTCACAAATGTctgacacagcactgaaaagaTTTTACTTTACAAtagcttgtaataaatgttaaacacgcacacacaaaaaattacAGTGGAAATTTGGGTTTTTGCTGCCATGGTTCGGGCTCAGGTCTGACttggacagaaatatgtggGTTCACATAGGGTCGACCTGATTCTTTGACCTGATCAAAGCTCGAGTgtcaatatattaaaaaaatataagatTTAATGTCGCTTAAACAGAATTACAGCAAAGTTTTAGGATAATGATTGTCAGTTACCTGATTGCACATATTGTCTCTGTCATTCAGCTGCCAGTGAAGAACAGAATCCACCACAGCGTGAGGTAAATcaagtgttttcttttacttattgTTTTATAATTTAAAGTATGTCTAATTATGAGACCatgtgatttctttttaaatttcagcTCGGAAAGACAAGTGAGAGTAAATATTGTGTTTTACAGAATCCGGGCTCTGATGATCTGAACTATGCAGCAGTGAATTTCtgtcaaaaaggaaaaagaagagaagTGGAGCAGAATGTTGTGTATTCTTCTACTAGATAGGAAGATCAGGAAGCAACCTGAGGTGTTGTTCAGAGTAAAACTGATGCTTTGACATATTAATCTGCAGATGTGCTTTTGTGTTAGTGGTGGACTTACCATTACtgtgtcaaaagaaaaagaaatgtgaagGCCTATTCCTAGTAATGTGTTCTATTCCTGTTCCTCTTTTGAAAGATGTAATCAGAGTACATCAATACAGAAAGTAGATATTTTGAATATTGACTTAATACTCTGAGTGTCTATACTGGTATGAggaataaaaatacaaagatgCAGCAGCCATCCagctttacatttcttttcatgtactgtacatgtaacAAGTCTACTGTCTACTGTGGTAAGAAAACAGCGCTGTGGGTACCAGCCTAAAGAGAAGTCTCAACCACAGGATGACTGGCCTTCAGCTGAGTtccatttatttcagtgtgttacTTTTGTAATGTAGCATCAGCTACAGAGAACACCAAAAACAAGACGAGGTCAAAACTTTATACATAGTTTGATTAAATACTGTATGAGATGCtagagggcttttaatttgaaacaatggcttttaatttgaaacaggacATGGCAGTGTGGCATTCACTCAGTCACAGACTTTCACTTACAACAGTAAGTTGTCGCCTTTAAGTGGTCTACACATTTATCATGGTCCTTATACCATagatgtgtggtggtgtgtttgAATTGCTCTGCAATTACACCACCAAAACACTAGCTTGCAGGGAGTTTTTATGAAATGCAATAAAGTTTAACTGATTCAACTAACACACCTaagacacacataaaacatggcttaatagcaacaaacaaataaacaaaagaacaaGATCTGTCTTGTTATAAGTCACAAGGTTCAAACACAAAACGACTGTCAGAGTTTTCCCACACgaacaacatgctaacgttattagcataagccctTAGCGGAGTTTTCCTCTACTCTGATGAAGTCAGGAGCAACAGCAACAtctaacaaaggtaatgttacaatattcagctccattataactcacaagcttcaccaacaaaacaattgtcttCCCTGTGAGCACCAAACGGGATTTCAGTTGTTGAATTCTGGTTGAAAACTGGTTAATATTCGGTCTGAATATCTAAGACCTCTCCTCATCCATaaatttttataattattttgattatttgttCAGTTGTAGGTCAAAAGAGAGACAATACTGATGAGTGACTAAGGTATTTCTCTAAAGTCACTGCACTGGTGGGTGAAATGTCGTATACACCAAGACTTAATTTGTATGTATTTAATGTttcatataaaatgtcataaatatgGAACTATACAGTCTGTGTGCTACCAGCAAGTAGCTTTCAGGACATTTTTTAGTTTCAGATCTGTACAGTCTACATCAttcaagtaaaataaaaacttgcGCTTACTGCTTTAATACGCATGCACAAGTACTTTGTTGTTACAGCTTCGACGAGATCAAATGTAGGCTACAGATGTCTTGTGGCCCACCAGGACTCTCAGACTGAAAAGAAGGAGCTGACGAGATAAACACAAGTCTTCACGCTACCTATAGGCTAAGCACCTGTGCCACTGTACTTCAACAAAGCAAACCAGAAATTAACACTATTAGTTTTATGTTATGCTGCTCATGATGTGGCCTAGGGATGCTGTTGTGCCAAGCTAGCTTGGTGTTAGCATGCTTTCAAGTAGAAATCAACATTGAAATCCTGGTTGGTGTTCACTGggacagaccttgttgtgagcagtttcatgtaggaaccatTTACTTTCTACCAAAgtacacccaccaactgcacAGAAggatctactcatggacaagaggctccaGCTTGTTACAGCACAAGATGTAAGCCTTAATGGCATCCTCCATAGCTAAGTTGtactgttagctagctcagtagtGCTGGGGAGCTAACAGTAGATACACTTTTCCTTCTGCATGGTAATACAGTTGGCCTCAGAAAGAAAGtaattcctacatgaaactggtcacaacaaggtctgtggattgtcttgagtaaccgggtaatgatttctgaaaagagataTTGCTTATTGAGTTTTCACGCCTTTTTCTTtggattttggagtgaactgtccctttaatatattttgtttttaggtCACAATTGATGGACTGTGTGGCTGTCAGACTTGTGTAGTACTTGAAGATTGGTCAGTGTAGATgccaagttagctagctagccaaccTTAGCTTTAGTTTACTGGTCAAGAAGAAAGGCGGTCACCTCACTGGCTTTTTAGCCCTTGAAACTCCTTCAGCTGACTTCAAAGAGCACAAGCTGAACTAACGTTCACCATGGCTTAATTTacgtggtgttcccctttaattcTACATTCCAACCAAGGTCTATCTCTCTTTAGCCCGTTTTAGATAGGAAttatgcaaatttgcaggaaagcccaaacagtcttttttcagcattggcagtataaaaacaaaactggggagtgcggcaaaatgctgcctacctacttttgtttatacagaatgcgccttatTCAGGGCAATGCAGagtgtgagcaagtaacaaaacatgtagcttagtgtgtgatgtaaacagtgacgtgggagggaagccgcggctagtcagtccatcggtagtctctatatacagactctacattcagtgaatgtagagtctgtaggcaaaccccgaagatcttgcctccggaagaagagcggaagagccctggtttccggttgtaggctgtttgtagtcggcgtgatattgaccaatcacgtttgagccggctgcagttgttgccaggttaaacggtccgtgcggtgaactaacgaggtgaaacataattggcgtcactgcaaactctgaatccatcgcaatggttcagcatatttactaatatataaacggaagtcagaaACTCCtcgcctcctccacccaaatcaaaccagacgtctgccggaagtcaggcGCCAAATACAGCCGGTCGATTCCGAGAATGGTCCTTctgtgattctctcataagatGGCCCATCCTTGACCATACCcatcatctgacagttaatggcgtCGAGTCAAATCAACTGGCCTGGCTCTGGCAGCTGTGTCACAGCCGGGATAGCCCCATGTCAACGCCCAGTCAGGCCCAGTTTTGGCAACTATCAACGGACCAGAACAGATTTTGGTGCCGGCTGCTGTTTTGTCCAGGTGCCGTGTCTCAACCAGAAGAGGTCTGTGTCTATATCagcttaaagctatagttggtaatcctgttcagaaacactttttgttatactgggtgaaatggtccttccatcctgagagtagtcaatacataatgtgttcagaaaaaggaacgaaaaaaatccgacctctgtggcagctgcaggcctgtaaaaactctgaccaatccctgcctcTTGGTGCGagtggaaagaaccaatcagatacCTTCATGTCTCGTCCTTATATATATCGCTCTGGTCCTGCCCACgcccccctctgtccctccctcctccctgcatgCACTTATTACGTGTCACCATTGccagaaatattcagcacactcctcagcagaaacaCTGAGTTAGCAGGAGAATaagtttgctgaacaatggcagagaaaatgcagccaaaagtaccacttccagcGTTACTTGTAACGGCTCACCCCGCTAAACAGGCTAAGAAAAGAAAGTCTGAGACAGAAAAGGCTGCGAcgaaaaggctttggataaagcgagaggacaaaccagagtCAACATCGTTGCAGCTTTTGAATgatggagacaactgagggagctgaagggcctgaaaagtgatgtacaggttgctgtctttctgttggacaggtaattataTGATTTGCTTCAGttggatttgttattttcatgAAATATGTAACGTTAGCCAACTTAGCTACTTTTGTAGCTCGTATTAGCCcattgctaacattagcttctctGTCGGTGTACTGCAGGATGCCTGTTCAAGTTTGTGGGGGcgtggctttggacggagcactgatgggagggggaggagggtggtggagcttagaggaggtgccactttcaaatcttgctagctctccaacattaccaactatagctttaatgtGGGCCAGATTTGACTGAAATAAATGGGTCAAAGCTGGTTCACATTTGGCACCATGGAGCCAGAACACAGCCAGTTGACACTCGGCCACAATAGGGCCAAGTCTGATGGCCACCTGGCAATGAAGAAACTATATTTTAACTGTCATGTCTGAATTGTCCATCATGtctgagttgttgttgttttttaaaagactTTCAGTTGTATTTATGAATATAGATATTATTGACACCCACATGCTCCTTGTTGCACTTTCCACCGTGCTGACAAACACCACTGTCTGCATCAGGAGGATATCTTTATCTTTACACCTCTGACAGGCTCAAGCTTTCTTCACACAGTGGATAAGCATCTATCAAACTTGTAAATAGATGTGTGAAGCAGTGTGACACTTTAATATCCTCATATGAGATCATTTACTCTACAGGCTGCTCATGTTTAAAATATGACAGATCAGAACAAAGCCACAGCACATGCATCTCTAATTTCTCAACTATTAAGacccctttttttaaataacatgacATTAACTTCCAGGCAGGTGACCAATCACTGCATGAAGTGGGTGTGAATGTATGATCTTCAGAGAGTTACAGAGATGGTCAGACACAGATCTCTCGAACCGGACGTCAGAAAGGTGTttaacagcagacatttacAACAGACCACAAATACTGTGAACCTTTTgtaggattttctttttttcttttttttaattaatgtataTGTCAGTAAGAtatcttttacttttattactaTGCACAAAATCTGCTTCAGTAAACATccaaaatagtaaaaaaaaaaacccccaaaaaaaaccacacacagcaAAGCAGATGCAGTTTCAACAGTCAGTTGCACTTCCATATATAAGGCTATATCTAGATCTAAGGttttgagtttttgttttgcacCTGGTGTTTCTTCCCTGGAGGTAATTTCACCTGACAGAAAAGAGTGTACAGGTCTCAGGAAGGGCAGTGATGATTTGTCCTGAGGATGGCCTAGGTAGTATGATTTCACTTTAGTTTTCTATCTGCTCTTTCCTCCAgggcttttttcctttttatgaaCACCGTCTCAGCTCCaccttttctcttcctcttgtcCTATCTTTCACCTGCCCTGTCCATTCTGTCTCCGCCTTGCTTAGTCAagcacattaacacaaacaccCCACCCCTTAAGTTGACAGCACCCTTCCTGGAGCACAGTTATACACTGCCGAGCGTCCATCGTACGCACTACGATGAAGTGTACCTTGATAACAGCTTTAATCATCTGCAGCCTCGGTAAGTACTGCCAACATATTTCTCTCAACTTCATTACAATTAAAATGTATTGCATTTATTAGGAGTTATTGTTTGTCCCCAATAACAAGTATCTCTCTTGTTGTCTCTGCTGTCTGTTTCAGGCTGGATCTCTGTCTCAGCTGCTGATTCTCAGACTGTGGAGGTCCAGTCTGGTAAAGAAGTCACTCTCACATGCTCTAAGAAGTCCGACTCTCCAACATTCTGGTTC harbors:
- the LOC117272718 gene encoding uncharacterized protein LOC117272718, whose product is MMKCTLITALIICSLGWISVSAADSQTVEVQSGKEVSLTCSKKSDSPTVWFRVVNRTKASWISTMLGSNNVPSYCDGCQSGKFEMSSDTLKMKTVAVSDSGLYYCVVYSSGQTFFTTTHLNVEESDDVTKLMSVILGGLTAVLLTVIIGLVVTIRKLQKAASEEQNPPQRENPGSDDLNYAAVNFCQKGKRREVEQNVVYSSTR